In Saccharicrinis fermentans DSM 9555 = JCM 21142, a genomic segment contains:
- the gldG gene encoding gliding motility-associated ABC transporter substrate-binding protein GldG, with translation MMSTSDIKSKNIWQLVVLLVAIVVVNMLAGSWFFRLDLTSEKRYSLSENTKNLVADLDQTIFVKVFLEGDLNVGFSKLSKASYELLNEFRVYGGNHIEFRFIDPSEGNKKEKEAVLKELKELGLNPVPVYEQSEDGRNTTSYFYPYAVVYYGDKQLPLNLLENIQGFSGAENLNKSIESLEFKFTDAIRRVSLDEKPKIAFIEGHGELDDYDVMDITEHLSQYYQVDRGVIGNDPSILDPYKAIIIAKPQNKFSESDKFVIDQYMMNGGGVMWLVDAVNITLDSLKKARETIGMMADLNIEDQLFKYGIRINPVLIQDMQSAMIPMSVSTGGQPRIVPAPWLYSPLLIPQPDHAISRNMNVVQGEFVSSLDTVNSQLDIKRKVLLRTSRYAKSDQVPVFVSLAFVNEKPDQRAFRQPFMPVAIVQEGVFTSVFEHREPPHNISPQPDEVKSKSVPTKMIVVGDGDLIKNKVRFKNTNPKILPLGYDELTKQNFGNKDFILNAVNYLCDDDGWMDLRARSYTLRLLDKKKVAEDAFFWKLINVILPVVLVLVLGVVVAVVRRYKFMR, from the coding sequence ATGATGTCTACATCTGATATTAAATCAAAAAATATTTGGCAGCTAGTGGTTTTGCTGGTTGCCATTGTGGTGGTAAATATGTTGGCGGGTTCGTGGTTTTTTAGGCTGGATCTTACCAGTGAAAAACGCTATTCGCTATCTGAAAATACGAAAAATCTGGTGGCTGATTTGGATCAGACCATTTTTGTGAAAGTATTTTTGGAGGGTGATTTAAATGTAGGCTTCTCTAAGTTGTCAAAGGCGAGCTATGAGCTCTTGAACGAATTCAGAGTGTATGGTGGAAATCATATTGAGTTTAGGTTTATTGACCCTTCGGAAGGAAATAAGAAGGAAAAAGAAGCTGTTTTAAAAGAGCTTAAGGAGCTTGGGTTGAATCCTGTACCAGTGTATGAACAGTCCGAAGACGGACGAAATACCACATCTTACTTTTATCCTTATGCTGTGGTGTATTATGGAGATAAGCAATTGCCTTTAAATCTTTTGGAGAATATACAAGGATTTTCGGGAGCTGAAAATCTGAATAAGTCAATAGAGAGTTTGGAGTTTAAATTTACGGATGCTATACGAAGGGTTAGTTTAGATGAGAAACCGAAGATTGCTTTTATTGAAGGGCATGGCGAATTGGATGATTATGATGTGATGGATATTACTGAACATTTGTCACAATACTATCAGGTGGATAGGGGAGTGATAGGTAATGATCCTTCTATTTTGGATCCGTATAAGGCAATTATTATAGCAAAACCACAAAATAAGTTTTCGGAGAGTGATAAGTTTGTCATTGATCAATATATGATGAATGGAGGTGGCGTGATGTGGTTGGTTGATGCTGTGAATATTACCTTGGATAGTCTGAAAAAGGCAAGGGAGACCATTGGGATGATGGCAGACTTGAATATTGAAGACCAGCTTTTTAAATATGGTATTCGTATTAATCCAGTATTGATTCAAGATATGCAATCGGCTATGATTCCTATGTCTGTTTCTACAGGAGGACAACCTCGCATTGTGCCGGCACCCTGGTTATATAGTCCTCTGTTGATTCCGCAACCTGATCATGCTATTTCGCGCAATATGAATGTGGTTCAGGGTGAATTTGTAAGTTCTTTGGATACTGTGAATAGTCAGCTTGATATTAAACGGAAGGTTTTATTAAGGACTTCTCGCTATGCAAAATCTGATCAGGTGCCTGTTTTTGTTAGCTTGGCTTTTGTGAATGAGAAGCCAGATCAAAGGGCATTTAGACAGCCTTTTATGCCGGTGGCTATTGTACAGGAAGGTGTGTTTACATCTGTATTTGAACATCGAGAACCACCTCACAATATATCTCCACAACCCGATGAGGTCAAAAGCAAGAGTGTTCCAACCAAAATGATTGTGGTGGGTGATGGTGATCTGATCAAAAATAAGGTGCGATTTAAAAATACCAATCCAAAGATTTTACCATTGGGTTATGATGAACTTACCAAGCAAAATTTTGGGAATAAGGATTTTATACTCAATGCTGTGAATTATTTGTGTGATGATGATGGGTGGATGGATCTGAGAGCCAGGAGTTATACCTTGCGCTTGCTTGATAAAAAGAAGGTGGCTGAGGATGCCTTTTTTTGGAAGCTGATAAATGTAATATTACCTGTTGTGCTGGTGTTGGTGTTGGGAGTTGTGGTGGCTGTTGTTAGAAGATATAAATTTATGAGATAA
- the surE gene encoding 5'/3'-nucleotidase SurE gives MTNKPIILITNDDGIHAKGIKCLVEAMKEFGKIVVVSADESFSGMSHAITVKDPLYIQDLGEKDGVSYYVTNGTPVDCVKLALHTILDTHPDFIVSGINHGSNSSTSVHYSGTMGAAREGCVNGVPSIGFSLLSYDADADFSQSQKVVKCVFKDVLKNGLVKNTFLNVNIPDTNEVKGIKMCRQARGKWIEEFVERADPRGRNYYWLTGDFKNMEPESKDTDEYYLSNHYATVVPCTIDATDYASLNENKNYEL, from the coding sequence GTGACGAATAAACCAATTATATTAATAACAAATGATGATGGTATACATGCCAAAGGGATAAAATGTTTGGTTGAAGCCATGAAGGAATTTGGCAAAATTGTTGTTGTGTCTGCCGATGAATCTTTTTCGGGAATGTCACATGCTATTACAGTCAAAGACCCCTTGTATATTCAAGATTTAGGAGAAAAAGATGGTGTGAGTTATTATGTAACGAATGGAACGCCTGTGGATTGTGTAAAGTTGGCCTTGCATACTATTTTAGATACCCACCCTGATTTTATTGTCTCAGGTATAAATCACGGTTCAAATAGTTCCACAAGTGTACATTATTCAGGTACGATGGGAGCAGCCCGTGAGGGCTGTGTGAATGGTGTGCCATCTATCGGTTTTTCTCTGTTGAGTTATGATGCGGATGCGGATTTTTCACAGAGTCAAAAGGTGGTGAAGTGCGTATTTAAAGATGTTTTAAAAAACGGATTGGTAAAAAATACCTTTTTAAATGTGAATATTCCCGATACCAATGAAGTAAAAGGTATTAAAATGTGCCGACAGGCAAGGGGAAAATGGATAGAGGAGTTTGTGGAAAGAGCCGATCCCAGGGGGAGAAATTATTATTGGCTGACAGGAGATTTTAAAAATATGGAGCCTGAATCGAAGGATACAGACGAGTATTATTTAAGTAATCATTATGCAACGGTTGTTCCTTGCACCATCGACGCAACAGATTATGCATCGTTAAACGAAAATAAAAATTATGAACTGTAA
- the gldF gene encoding gliding motility-associated ABC transporter permease subunit GldF yields the protein MWSLYRKEITSFFSSVTGYLVVGVFLVLTGLFLWVIPGEMNILFGGYATLDSLFYLAPWLYLFLVPAVTMRLFADEKRTGTIELLYTRPLTEFHIVLAKYLAGLSLVVISLLPTLVYFYTVVQLGNPVGNIDYGGTWGSFIGLLFLAGIYVAIGVFCSSLTDNQIVSFVIAVLLSFVFYDGFDALSQVVSGNSLQSFIVYLGIDEHYQSMSRGVLDSRDLLYFVSVITLFLYLTRTMLSSRKW from the coding sequence ATGTGGAGTTTATATCGAAAAGAAATTACATCATTTTTTAGTTCTGTTACCGGATATCTGGTGGTGGGGGTGTTCTTGGTGTTAACGGGATTGTTTTTGTGGGTGATACCGGGTGAAATGAATATTTTGTTCGGAGGTTATGCTACCTTAGATTCGTTATTTTATCTGGCGCCTTGGCTTTATTTGTTTTTGGTGCCTGCGGTGACCATGCGTTTGTTTGCTGATGAAAAAAGAACGGGAACCATTGAGCTATTGTATACCCGTCCTTTAACGGAATTTCATATTGTTCTGGCTAAATATTTGGCTGGACTCTCGTTGGTAGTAATTAGTTTGTTACCCACGCTTGTTTATTTTTATACAGTGGTTCAACTGGGAAACCCTGTGGGTAATATTGATTACGGTGGAACATGGGGGTCTTTTATAGGTCTGCTTTTTTTGGCGGGTATATACGTAGCAATCGGAGTGTTTTGCTCTTCGTTAACTGATAATCAAATTGTTTCTTTTGTTATTGCGGTATTGCTTAGTTTTGTTTTTTATGATGGCTTTGATGCTTTGTCGCAAGTGGTATCTGGTAATAGCTTGCAGTCGTTTATTGTGTATCTGGGCATAGATGAGCATTATCAATCCATGAGTCGAGGGGTGTTGGATTCCAGGGATTTGCTTTATTTTGTAAGTGTAATCACTTTGTTTTTGTATTTAACGCGTACTATGTTGAGTAGTAGAAAATGGTAG
- the lpxB gene encoding lipid-A-disaccharide synthase, translating into MKYYIIAGEPSGDLHASNLMKSLKENDSDWEFRFWGGDLMKEVGGELVRHYTETAYMGIKEVVSNLGKIRANFKLCKSDLLYYKPDVLILVDYPGFNLRIAEFAKKKGMKVFYYISPKVWAWNTGRVKKIKAYVDKMFTILPFETKFYQQHNVPIDYVGNPVLDAIESRDHKGEDINTFKERNGLDSRPIVALLAGSRKQELDYVLPEMLNMIDVFPDYQFVIAGAPSFSQAHYKSFVGGKDVKVIFNQTYELLQQAQGALVTSGTATLETALLDCPQIVCYKMWGNKLFSWFIQKVILKVDFISLVNLILAREGVRELVQESLRFETLKAELGKLLKDQDYRIRIFNNYNQLHQIMGEPGTSQRAAKLMIRALNN; encoded by the coding sequence TTGAAATATTACATTATAGCAGGAGAACCTTCGGGAGATTTGCACGCATCAAACCTAATGAAGTCATTGAAGGAAAATGACAGTGATTGGGAATTTAGGTTCTGGGGGGGTGATTTAATGAAAGAAGTTGGAGGGGAATTGGTGCGTCATTACACAGAAACGGCTTATATGGGTATCAAAGAAGTGGTATCTAATTTAGGAAAAATAAGAGCGAATTTTAAGCTCTGTAAAAGTGATTTGCTGTATTATAAGCCAGATGTGTTGATTTTGGTTGATTATCCGGGCTTTAACTTGAGGATAGCCGAGTTTGCTAAGAAAAAAGGGATGAAGGTTTTCTACTATATTTCACCCAAGGTGTGGGCTTGGAATACAGGGAGGGTTAAAAAGATTAAGGCTTATGTGGATAAGATGTTTACCATATTGCCATTTGAAACCAAGTTTTACCAACAGCATAATGTGCCTATTGATTATGTGGGTAATCCGGTTTTGGATGCCATTGAGAGCCGTGATCACAAAGGGGAGGATATCAATACATTTAAAGAACGTAATGGGCTGGACTCAAGACCTATTGTTGCCTTATTGGCTGGGTCCCGCAAGCAGGAATTAGATTATGTTTTGCCCGAAATGCTTAATATGATTGATGTGTTTCCTGATTATCAATTTGTGATAGCGGGAGCACCATCGTTTTCGCAAGCACATTATAAGTCTTTTGTTGGAGGAAAGGATGTAAAGGTTATTTTTAACCAAACATATGAATTGCTTCAACAGGCACAGGGGGCCTTGGTGACTTCGGGAACGGCTACGCTTGAAACAGCCTTGTTGGACTGCCCTCAAATAGTATGTTATAAAATGTGGGGAAATAAATTGTTTAGTTGGTTTATTCAAAAAGTAATTCTGAAAGTTGATTTTATATCGTTGGTGAACTTGATTTTAGCCAGAGAAGGTGTTCGGGAATTGGTACAGGAATCACTTAGGTTTGAAACATTAAAGGCTGAACTGGGTAAGCTATTGAAGGATCAGGATTACAGGATTCGTATTTTTAATAATTATAACCAGCTGCACCAGATTATGGGAGAACCAGGTACGAGTCAGCGTGCAGCAAAGTTAATGATTCGGGCATTAAATAATTAG